In Bacteroidales bacterium, a genomic segment contains:
- a CDS encoding HEPN domain-containing protein, with protein sequence MTQTEKYIEWFFQSDYDLETAEDMFESGRMVYCIFMCHLSLEKALKGLFMKERVNSLQNHTV encoded by the coding sequence ATGACACAAACTGAAAAATATATTGAATGGTTTTTTCAGTCAGATTACGACCTGGAAACAGCAGAGGACATGTTTGAGTCCGGTCGTATGGTTTACTGTATCTTCATGTGTCATTTGTCATTGGAAAAAGCCCTGAAAGGATTATTTATGAAAGAAAGGGTGAATTCCCTTCAAAATCACACAGTTTGA
- a CDS encoding response regulator transcription factor, which produces MKVVIIEDEAFAALRLKKMILDYDPEIKIMAELESVAESVKWFKANPEPDLIFLDIHLEDDLSFAIFDQVNISSPVIFTTAFDEYAIKAFKLRSIDYLLKPIVHEELVAALKKYEQFSGLHHSSVDLQSLYNLITGKEKKYKERLSISIGSKIKMVEVTDIAYVFVMEKGVYLRTFQGNTYSVDFPLDKLEEMLDPGKFFRINRKYLVNIRSINDMVAYSRSRVKLELKPRADDEFETIVSIDRSAEFKKWLNQ; this is translated from the coding sequence ATGAAAGTCGTAATTATTGAAGATGAAGCATTTGCCGCCTTGCGGTTGAAAAAAATGATCCTGGATTATGACCCTGAAATTAAGATCATGGCAGAGCTTGAATCGGTAGCAGAATCGGTGAAATGGTTCAAAGCCAACCCAGAACCCGATCTGATCTTCCTCGACATACACCTTGAGGATGATCTCAGTTTTGCCATCTTCGACCAGGTGAATATCTCCAGCCCCGTCATCTTTACCACCGCATTCGATGAATATGCCATAAAAGCATTTAAGCTCAGGAGCATTGACTATCTGTTGAAACCCATCGTTCATGAGGAGCTTGTCGCTGCGCTGAAAAAGTACGAACAATTCAGTGGTCTTCACCACAGCTCGGTTGATTTGCAGTCGCTTTACAACCTGATTACCGGAAAGGAAAAAAAATACAAAGAGCGGCTTTCCATTTCTATTGGTTCAAAGATAAAAATGGTGGAAGTGACTGATATTGCTTATGTTTTTGTTATGGAAAAAGGGGTTTATCTGCGCACTTTCCAGGGGAATACCTACAGTGTTGATTTCCCCCTCGATAAGCTGGAAGAGATGCTTGATCCCGGAAAATTTTTCAGAATTAACCGGAAATACCTGGTTAATATCCGATCAATCAATGATATGGTGGCTTACTCGCGCAGTCGTGTTAAGCTGGAGCTCAAACCCAGAGCCGATGATGAGTTCGAAACGATCGTCAGTATTGACCGATCGGCGGAGTTTAAAAAGTGGCTGAATCAGTAG
- a CDS encoding PAS domain S-box protein gives MDEKILKEHIPLLKIIKVLILLALGMQLIVISQMYFFRADLFADPYQLFIRLFRGTVLTFVAGMFLVYPGVFVIKKLNRKLPWKRYPLKRFFIQFPFAVLGGLLITPVIILPATLFFGLESDFQTLLNNAYYLVILNLFLMLILEARIYFDENDKSILAAAHLQQELLMEASNRARVEAQMQIEEEKNKYAQKLIEQEKKLNQHLEEEIKKRGLITRQLNESRDQLNSILSNLAGAAYRCHFDEHYTMKYISEKIFDISGYHASEFIGNSSLSFASIIHPKDQEFCRKNIEEATLHKTHYEFEYRIMHKSGDIVWVNENGKAIYNVEGGVDFLDGIIVDITRRKQAEFAVSESERHYKEMMDFLPQPIYELDINGNILFNNRAGQKFFNLPDPDESEEKISALKFFVEEDIPRVIQNIKKSNENREANPNEYTVKKPDGSLCPVLIYGSPIVRNNKIVGRRGIIIDISERKKQEVKLLQAKEELERINNTLEQSVAERTKQLTEANTQLLKMQKENLQSQFEVLKQQVNPHFLFNSLNVLTSLIKIDPDLAESFTERLSKVYRYVLENKEKDVVSLSTELEFLNSYLFLLEIRFMKKLFIEINIDKAYYDYQILPIAIQLIIENAIKHNTFSKIQPLKIEIFVDDKQRLNIINNLNLRETKLVSTGVGLENINRRYALVCDQKPEFIKTNDQFIAKLPLLKSDKIETT, from the coding sequence ATGGACGAAAAAATACTGAAAGAGCATATCCCGCTGTTAAAGATCATTAAAGTGCTGATATTATTAGCATTAGGCATGCAGTTGATTGTTATCTCACAAATGTACTTCTTCAGGGCAGATTTGTTTGCTGATCCTTACCAACTGTTTATCCGGTTGTTTCGGGGTACTGTTTTGACATTTGTTGCCGGTATGTTCCTGGTGTATCCGGGAGTATTTGTAATCAAAAAATTAAACCGGAAATTGCCCTGGAAAAGATATCCATTGAAACGCTTCTTCATTCAGTTTCCTTTTGCTGTTCTGGGAGGGTTACTTATCACGCCGGTTATTATCCTGCCGGCCACCCTGTTTTTTGGTTTGGAAAGCGATTTTCAAACACTGCTCAACAATGCCTATTACCTGGTGATCTTAAATCTTTTCCTGATGTTGATCCTCGAAGCAAGAATTTATTTTGATGAAAATGACAAATCGATACTTGCAGCTGCCCATTTACAGCAGGAACTGCTCATGGAAGCCTCCAACCGGGCAAGGGTTGAGGCACAAATGCAAATTGAAGAAGAGAAAAACAAATATGCCCAAAAGCTGATCGAACAGGAAAAAAAACTCAACCAGCACCTTGAGGAGGAAATTAAAAAGCGCGGGTTAATTACCCGGCAACTCAACGAAAGTCGCGACCAGCTCAACAGCATACTTTCCAACCTGGCCGGCGCCGCTTACCGCTGCCATTTTGATGAGCATTATACAATGAAATACATCAGCGAAAAAATCTTTGATATTTCCGGTTACCATGCTTCGGAGTTTATTGGCAATTCATCCCTTTCCTTTGCCTCAATCATTCACCCCAAAGATCAGGAGTTTTGCAGGAAAAATATTGAGGAAGCCACTTTGCACAAAACCCATTACGAGTTTGAATACAGAATTATGCACAAAAGCGGGGATATTGTTTGGGTAAACGAAAACGGCAAAGCCATTTACAATGTGGAAGGTGGAGTTGACTTTCTCGATGGAATTATTGTAGACATTACACGACGAAAACAGGCAGAGTTTGCCGTTTCCGAGAGCGAACGACATTACAAGGAAATGATGGACTTTCTTCCGCAACCCATTTACGAACTGGATATCAACGGTAATATCCTCTTCAACAACAGAGCCGGACAGAAATTTTTCAATCTTCCCGATCCTGATGAATCGGAAGAGAAAATATCAGCCCTGAAATTTTTTGTGGAAGAGGATATCCCCAGGGTCATTCAGAACATTAAAAAGTCAAATGAAAATCGCGAAGCCAATCCTAATGAATACACAGTAAAAAAGCCAGACGGAAGTCTTTGTCCCGTATTGATTTACGGTTCCCCAATTGTTCGAAACAATAAGATTGTTGGGCGTAGGGGAATTATCATTGACATTTCGGAACGCAAAAAACAGGAAGTAAAACTGTTGCAAGCCAAGGAAGAACTGGAGCGCATCAATAACACCCTGGAACAAAGCGTTGCGGAGCGGACAAAGCAGTTGACCGAAGCCAATACGCAATTGCTAAAAATGCAAAAGGAAAACCTGCAGTCACAGTTTGAAGTATTGAAACAGCAGGTCAACCCCCATTTCCTGTTCAATAGTTTGAATGTGCTGACCTCGCTGATCAAAATTGATCCTGACCTGGCCGAGTCGTTTACTGAAAGGCTCTCAAAGGTTTATCGCTATGTGCTCGAAAACAAAGAGAAAGATGTGGTAAGCCTGAGCACTGAGCTGGAGTTTTTAAATTCCTACCTTTTCCTGTTGGAAATCAGGTTTATGAAAAAACTTTTTATCGAAATCAATATTGACAAAGCATACTACGATTACCAGATTCTACCCATTGCCATTCAACTGATCATCGAAAATGCGATTAAACACAACACTTTTTCAAAGATCCAGCCTTTAAAAATTGAAATTTTTGTGGATGACAAACAAAGATTAAACATCATCAACAACCTCAATTTGAGAGAGACCAAGCTGGTTTCGACCGGTGTTGGTTTGGAAAACATCAATCGCCGGTATGCGCTTGTTTGTGACCAAAAACCCGAATTCATCAAAACCAACGACCAATTTATAGCAAAGCTACCCTTGCTAAAATCTGATAAAATTGAAACTACTTAA
- a CDS encoding alpha/beta hydrolase, which yields MKIIERYTLKKGNKMISLALIILPGVFFLLFAILLIISPGRVETYKDENGNSLQGSLSEKIFVNIGGVKQGMFIRSKNADDPVLLFLHGGPGFPNYFLFESFNPGLEDCFTVCYWEQRGGGLSYTPDLTIESMTLDQLVSDAIEVTNYLRERFEKDKIYMMAWSGGTTIALPAVSKAPELFHAYIAMGQITRQRESERIAYDFMLKQFTELNDQRSVKELKKFRDLKTESDLTSFYNSVTRDNLMHELGIGTMRSMKSVFRGIFLPVWTCRAYTLREKFNIWKSKLMFLPKTNLKNETLTTDFSGTFPEIAVPIYFVSGRYDLTVNVDLSKDYYHRLKAPLKGFYTFENSAHGPLFEEPERMREILMNDVLQGRNDLADKD from the coding sequence ATGAAAATAATTGAAAGATATACTCTTAAAAAGGGAAATAAAATGATTTCGCTTGCACTAATAATATTGCCGGGAGTATTTTTCTTACTGTTTGCCATTCTCTTGATTATCAGCCCAGGCAGGGTTGAAACATATAAAGATGAAAATGGAAACAGCCTGCAGGGAAGCCTTTCCGAAAAAATCTTTGTCAATATTGGGGGAGTGAAGCAAGGAATGTTTATCAGGAGTAAAAATGCAGACGATCCGGTTTTACTTTTCTTACATGGCGGACCAGGCTTTCCGAATTACTTCCTTTTTGAAAGTTTCAATCCGGGACTCGAGGATTGCTTTACTGTTTGCTACTGGGAGCAAAGGGGCGGTGGACTTTCTTACACGCCCGATTTAACCATCGAATCCATGACTCTCGACCAGCTTGTTTCCGATGCCATTGAAGTAACCAACTACCTGCGGGAGCGATTTGAAAAGGACAAAATCTATATGATGGCATGGTCTGGCGGAACCACCATTGCTTTGCCAGCAGTATCCAAAGCGCCGGAACTTTTCCACGCTTACATTGCAATGGGACAAATCACCAGGCAGCGCGAATCGGAAAGAATTGCCTACGACTTTATGTTAAAGCAATTCACCGAACTGAACGACCAACGATCAGTAAAGGAGTTGAAGAAGTTCAGAGACCTGAAAACAGAATCAGATTTGACCTCTTTTTACAACTCTGTCACCCGCGACAACCTGATGCACGAACTGGGCATTGGAACCATGCGAAGCATGAAGTCAGTTTTCAGGGGTATTTTCTTACCTGTCTGGACCTGCAGGGCTTACACGCTCAGGGAGAAATTCAATATCTGGAAATCGAAACTGATGTTTCTACCTAAAACAAACCTGAAAAATGAAACCCTGACCACCGATTTTTCCGGAACTTTTCCCGAAATCGCAGTTCCCATATACTTTGTAAGCGGCAGGTACGATTTAACGGTAAATGTTGATTTGTCAAAGGATTATTACCATCGTCTTAAAGCTCCTTTGAAAGGGTTTTACACCTTCGAAAATTCGGCTCATGGCCCCCTTTTTGAAGAACCCGAAAGAATGAGGGAAATTTTAATGAATGATGTGCTGCAAGGAAGAAACGATCTTGCTGACAAAGATTAA
- a CDS encoding outer membrane beta-barrel protein, translated as MRTKVMLSIALSLLVTVLTFGQGKENRFGIEINGEVSFVSTDLAGASLNTGLGFETILQYRFMPFTSVYGGWGWVNFNADESFAGPDMDFEQTGYILGLQFMRQIGSSPVSYFARAGLLYSHIETENNDGDIISNTGHGVGYQVAGGIEVAMGNNWSLAPGIKFNSLSGETEIEGMNYQLDHRYVSARIGVIKRF; from the coding sequence ATGAGAACAAAAGTAATGTTAAGCATCGCACTCAGCCTTCTGGTAACGGTATTAACCTTTGGCCAGGGAAAAGAAAATCGTTTTGGGATCGAAATCAACGGTGAAGTATCTTTTGTATCCACCGATCTTGCCGGCGCAAGTTTGAATACCGGTTTGGGGTTCGAAACTATTTTGCAGTACCGGTTTATGCCATTTACCAGCGTTTATGGAGGTTGGGGCTGGGTAAACTTTAACGCCGATGAATCGTTTGCCGGCCCGGATATGGATTTTGAACAAACCGGTTACATTCTTGGATTGCAGTTTATGCGTCAGATTGGAAGCTCGCCGGTTTCTTATTTCGCAAGAGCAGGCCTTTTGTATTCCCATATCGAAACCGAAAACAATGACGGCGATATCATCAGCAACACCGGACATGGCGTGGGTTATCAGGTAGCCGGCGGAATAGAGGTAGCTATGGGTAATAATTGGAGTTTGGCGCCAGGCATCAAATTCAACTCCTTATCGGGTGAAACCGAAATAGAGGGGATGAATTACCAGCTTGATCATCGCTATGTTTCAGCAAGGATTGGTGTGATCAAAAGGTTCTAA
- a CDS encoding sulfotransferase: MTAAKKQKRGILLPPAVGYSLKILVNFCRENQISPKYYLRLLAIWVINLINWPFRTYERRLINPRFNNKPVEKPPVFIIGHWRSGTTHLHNLMCQDKRMGFVTTYQSVFPDTILNIVGQFIFHGFTKLLIPGTRKGDNVTLDTENPQEEEFALGDKTPICFYYFWMFPKNIRKYYERFIRFQGVSDEETDLWKRDYTLLIKKALRNSGREQFLSKNPPNTARIKILLETFPNAKFIHIHRNPVEVFLSTRHFYAKMLPHLQLHTISQPEIDSHIFEVYKKLMYDFLNQKVLIPEGNLVEIAFDDLEHDPMGNLKMIYEKLDLQGFEEALPFFQNYQQSMESYEKNKHAISRELLEKIQQEWGFAMKVFNYNIPEKIEITP; the protein is encoded by the coding sequence ATGACAGCAGCAAAGAAGCAGAAACGCGGCATTCTTTTACCACCGGCAGTGGGATATTCACTGAAAATCCTGGTGAATTTTTGCCGTGAAAATCAAATCTCTCCGAAGTACTACCTCCGATTACTTGCTATCTGGGTGATCAACCTAATCAACTGGCCATTCCGAACCTACGAACGACGGCTGATTAACCCGCGCTTTAACAACAAACCAGTTGAAAAGCCACCGGTTTTTATCATTGGGCACTGGCGAAGCGGTACAACGCACCTGCACAACCTCATGTGCCAGGATAAGAGGATGGGTTTTGTCACTACCTATCAAAGTGTATTCCCCGATACGATTTTAAACATCGTTGGACAGTTTATCTTCCATGGTTTTACAAAACTGCTGATACCCGGAACCCGAAAAGGCGACAATGTTACCCTGGATACCGAAAATCCTCAGGAAGAGGAATTTGCACTCGGTGATAAAACCCCCATTTGTTTTTATTACTTCTGGATGTTCCCAAAAAACATTCGAAAATACTATGAACGTTTTATCAGATTTCAAGGCGTTTCTGATGAGGAAACTGATTTGTGGAAAAGGGATTATACCCTTCTGATCAAAAAAGCACTGAGAAATAGCGGCAGGGAGCAGTTTCTCTCGAAAAATCCGCCAAATACCGCCCGCATTAAGATTTTGCTGGAAACGTTTCCGAATGCCAAATTCATTCATATCCACCGAAATCCGGTTGAAGTGTTTCTTTCTACACGGCATTTTTATGCCAAAATGCTTCCCCATCTTCAATTACACACTATTTCCCAACCGGAGATTGATAGCCATATTTTTGAGGTCTATAAAAAACTGATGTATGATTTTCTGAATCAAAAAGTGTTGATTCCGGAAGGAAATTTGGTGGAAATCGCATTCGACGACCTGGAGCATGACCCAATGGGCAATTTGAAAATGATTTACGAAAAACTCGATTTGCAGGGGTTTGAAGAAGCCTTGCCTTTTTTCCAAAATTATCAGCAAAGCATGGAGAGTTATGAAAAGAACAAGCATGCTATCAGCCGGGAATTATTGGAAAAAATTCAGCAGGAATGGGGATTTGCCATGAAAGTGTTCAATTATAACATTCCTGAAAAAATCGAAATCACACCATGA
- a CDS encoding DUF86 domain-containing protein, whose protein sequence is MKREFIVYLEDMLQSMKRIEEYLSDLDFNQFKRTYMVVDATIRNFEIIGEAAKNIPADIQEKYPEIPWRKMYGLRNLITHEYFGIDYEMIWAIAKRNLPQNQIDLEKMIEKEKALND, encoded by the coding sequence ATAAAGCGGGAATTTATTGTGTACCTCGAAGACATGCTTCAATCAATGAAAAGGATTGAAGAGTATCTCAGCGATCTCGATTTCAATCAATTCAAAAGGACTTACATGGTTGTGGATGCAACCATCAGGAACTTTGAAATTATCGGAGAAGCAGCAAAGAATATCCCGGCTGATATTCAGGAAAAGTATCCAGAAATTCCATGGAGAAAAATGTATGGACTCAGAAATTTAATAACCCATGAATATTTTGGAATTGACTACGAAATGATTTGGGCAATAGCAAAGCGGAATTTACCTCAAAATCAAATTGACCTGGAGAAAATGATTGAAAAGGAAAAAGCGTTGAATGATTAA
- a CDS encoding nucleotidyltransferase family protein: MKTIIDIEQKLKELKPELMQKFNVEKIGYFGSFSRNEQHENSDIDILVTFQKPLGWEFFDLQDLLESELELKVDLVSEKALKKQLRHRILNSVKYV, from the coding sequence ATGAAAACAATCATCGACATTGAACAAAAATTAAAAGAGCTCAAGCCTGAATTGATGCAAAAATTTAATGTTGAGAAAATCGGCTATTTTGGCTCATTTTCACGAAACGAACAACATGAGAATTCAGACATTGACATTTTGGTTACTTTCCAAAAACCGCTTGGCTGGGAGTTTTTTGATCTTCAGGATTTACTTGAAAGCGAGTTAGAGCTGAAGGTGGACTTGGTTTCGGAAAAAGCCCTCAAGAAGCAACTAAGACACAGAATTTTAAACAGTGTAAAATACGTATGA
- a CDS encoding outer membrane lipoprotein-sorting protein, whose translation MRYFRVIPVVFIVFFLSIHQVNAQNADELLKKMDDLMSAPTDRVAIMEMTVTDKNGKENIREAQMKQKGKDRKLYRYTKPEKQAGVSTLSLPDDVMWLFMPAFDEPVKITLLSKSQAFTGTDFSYEDMDSRSYSDKYAPTLIKSDDPKYFKMELVPRNKKSNYSKIVLIMDKVNFYPVEMEYFDGKGNLFKEATYQYTKQGKYWYAREVLMKDLKKGSSTNIVMKEMKFDQGLKDDEFTVEKMVEK comes from the coding sequence ATGAGATATTTTCGAGTAATCCCCGTCGTATTTATCGTTTTCTTTTTATCCATTCATCAGGTTAATGCCCAAAATGCCGATGAGTTACTTAAAAAAATGGATGACCTGATGTCGGCCCCCACTGACAGGGTTGCCATCATGGAGATGACAGTTACTGACAAGAATGGCAAAGAAAACATCCGTGAAGCACAGATGAAGCAGAAAGGGAAGGACAGAAAACTTTACCGTTACACCAAACCTGAAAAGCAGGCAGGGGTTTCCACGTTGTCGCTGCCCGATGATGTGATGTGGCTTTTTATGCCGGCATTTGATGAACCTGTCAAGATTACGCTGCTTTCTAAAAGCCAGGCTTTTACCGGAACTGATTTCTCCTACGAGGATATGGACAGCCGTTCGTACAGCGATAAATATGCTCCAACATTGATTAAATCAGATGATCCTAAGTACTTCAAGATGGAATTGGTTCCACGAAACAAGAAATCCAATTATTCCAAAATTGTTCTGATCATGGATAAAGTCAATTTTTATCCGGTAGAAATGGAATATTTCGACGGCAAAGGAAATCTTTTCAAGGAGGCAACCTATCAATATACCAAACAGGGCAAATACTGGTATGCCCGCGAAGTGTTGATGAAAGACCTGAAAAAGGGTTCATCCACCAACATCGTGATGAAGGAAATGAAATTCGATCAGGGGTTGAAGGACGATGAATTTACAGTGGAGAAAATGGTGGAGAAATAG
- a CDS encoding RND family transporter: MKKFTEKILAFRWLIITIVLMATAVAGYQVTNLRIDADILRSLPDNDPDAALLKRIGDNFGGNNMGIIILETDDVYQTSVLEHVKAITESVGEIGGITSVTSLTNIINIKSQDHGFEIGRLVDEYELPETEEDFELLKANVWGNEMYRGSIVSEDGTATLIIFTLSPEADVRTVASTVIEKTQALHIPEKLYYIGSPMLVSYISDLMRGDLIRLLPIAFILIAVILLLSFRSVEGVVMPLMTAVIAIVWSMGIMGLLNYKMSMISNNIPIILLAVGSAYTIHVLNRINQLRITDRDTAIRKALEYVMIPVLLAAATTIVGFISFIFGAYLEMIVDFGIFTALGTFFACLLSVFFVPALLDVTISKKRDKENLNKIVRKSFLSDNFLSPIKSVLLKHPKYVLTTWSVLIVVSIIGIFFIKRSVDIQDYFKKGNPTREAERIMVEKFGGTKPVFVLFEGDMQDPEVLKTMYETGDYMEQSPDIYTTQSLADLILQLNEAISGEREIPDDQEKIEQLWFLLDGNEVLQRFVNEDLTEGIIISKFKSPDNKSKQVFAEYMNTFIGQNSRDDCRISITGMPFVDITMDRSLINSQVGSITLAIIFVILLVAIILRSFLSGIFSAIPIIAAISVLFGVMGLTGIPLNIATVLVASVALGIGIDYSIHIISHFNHTLKITGDARVAIEETIMISGKAIIINVVSVSAGFLILVFSDMVPLQYFGFLIALSMVGSSLGALTLLPVILILAYRNKKV, from the coding sequence TTGAAAAAATTTACTGAAAAAATACTGGCATTTAGATGGTTAATCATCACTATTGTACTCATGGCAACCGCAGTTGCCGGCTACCAGGTGACCAACCTGAGGATTGACGCGGATATCCTGAGATCGCTTCCGGATAACGATCCCGATGCAGCTTTGCTAAAAAGGATCGGTGATAATTTTGGTGGAAATAACATGGGAATCATCATTCTTGAAACCGATGATGTTTACCAAACTTCTGTGTTGGAGCATGTAAAAGCGATAACCGAATCAGTCGGGGAAATTGGGGGGATAACATCGGTCACCAGCCTTACCAATATCATCAACATAAAAAGTCAGGACCATGGTTTTGAAATCGGGCGGTTGGTGGACGAGTATGAATTGCCCGAAACAGAGGAAGATTTTGAATTACTAAAGGCCAATGTATGGGGAAATGAAATGTACCGGGGCTCAATAGTTTCTGAGGATGGCACAGCTACTTTGATTATTTTTACCCTTAGCCCGGAAGCTGATGTCCGAACTGTAGCAAGCACTGTAATCGAAAAAACGCAGGCGCTCCATATCCCCGAAAAACTCTATTACATCGGGTCTCCAATGTTAGTCAGCTACATTTCCGACCTGATGAGGGGAGATTTAATCCGGCTGCTGCCCATTGCTTTTATCCTGATTGCTGTTATTCTGTTGCTCAGTTTCAGATCGGTTGAAGGAGTGGTCATGCCACTGATGACTGCAGTGATTGCCATTGTCTGGAGCATGGGAATTATGGGACTGTTGAATTACAAAATGTCCATGATTTCCAACAACATCCCCATTATTCTGCTGGCTGTGGGAAGTGCTTACACCATTCACGTGCTCAACAGGATCAACCAGCTCCGGATCACCGACCGCGACACCGCTATCCGCAAAGCGCTCGAATACGTGATGATCCCGGTATTGCTGGCCGCGGCCACTACAATTGTGGGTTTTATCTCTTTTATTTTCGGCGCATACCTCGAAATGATTGTTGACTTTGGTATTTTCACTGCATTGGGAACTTTCTTTGCCTGCCTGCTTTCTGTCTTTTTCGTTCCGGCCCTGCTTGATGTTACCATCTCAAAAAAGAGGGACAAGGAAAACCTGAATAAAATAGTCAGGAAATCATTCCTGTCGGATAATTTCCTTTCACCCATAAAATCGGTTTTGCTCAAGCATCCGAAATATGTGCTGACCACCTGGAGTGTGCTGATTGTTGTGAGTATCATCGGCATATTTTTTATCAAGCGAAGTGTGGATATCCAGGATTACTTCAAAAAAGGAAATCCCACCCGTGAAGCCGAGCGCATCATGGTGGAGAAATTTGGCGGAACAAAACCGGTTTTTGTCCTTTTTGAGGGCGACATGCAAGATCCTGAAGTGTTGAAAACAATGTACGAAACCGGCGATTACATGGAGCAAAGCCCTGATATCTACACTACCCAATCGCTGGCCGATCTGATTTTACAATTAAATGAGGCGATTTCGGGCGAACGTGAAATCCCCGACGATCAGGAGAAAATTGAGCAACTTTGGTTTTTGCTTGATGGAAATGAAGTCTTGCAGCGATTTGTTAATGAAGATCTTACTGAGGGCATTATCATTTCCAAGTTCAAATCACCAGATAACAAATCCAAGCAGGTTTTTGCCGAATACATGAACACATTCATCGGACAAAATTCACGGGATGATTGCCGGATCAGCATTACGGGGATGCCCTTTGTTGACATTACAATGGATCGAAGCCTGATCAACAGCCAGGTAGGGAGCATCACCCTGGCTATCATTTTTGTTATACTTCTTGTTGCAATCATACTGCGTTCCTTCCTGAGCGGCATTTTTTCAGCCATTCCGATCATCGCCGCCATCTCAGTTTTATTTGGTGTAATGGGGCTCACCGGCATCCCGCTCAATATTGCCACAGTGCTTGTTGCAAGCGTAGCCCTGGGCATCGGCATTGATTATTCCATTCACATTATTTCCCATTTCAACCATACGCTGAAAATCACCGGTGACGCAAGAGTTGCCATCGAAGAAACCATCATGATCAGCGGAAAAGCCATCATCATCAATGTAGTCTCCGTATCAGCCGGTTTTTTAATTCTCGTTTTTTCTGATATGGTTCCCCTGCAATACTTTGGCTTCCTTATTGCACTGAGCATGGTCGGCTCAAGCCTCGGTGCACTCACACTACTGCCGGTAATTTTGATTTTAGCATACAGAAATAAAAAAGTTTGA